TGGTCTTTGCGGTCGGCTTCAGAAAGATCTTCGTTTTCATCATTTTCGGCCTCAGCGGGCTCATCTTGGTCATCGGTGCCAACTTCAGGGAGCTCGTCCTCTTCATCGTTTGTCTCTAGCTCATCAATTAGCTTGTCGTCGTCATCTTCGCCAACCAAATCTGCTCCATCATGGCATATATGGTTCACAATTTTTTGGTAAGTCTTGTGATACTTGAGTGGAGTATCCATGTGTTCCCAGTTCCTCCAGACCTGCAGTAGTTCACCCGATGGCATGAGGACGAGGTGCATGTTAGGTACAACTTCCCAACGATCTGTCACGCCGCGCATGATCGTGGTCACCATTGGTGAAGGCCCACTAAGATCCAAAGTACATACGGAACCATCGAAATATAGAAGGTAGAATAAATCGGTGCTCATACTAAAATGGTCGCATGCATCCCTAGTTGGTGCAGAGGCCGGGGAAGTGAAATTCTCCCCCAATTTTAAAGAGTCTACTTGTCTACCGTCTGATATCCCTTCCTCCCTCcaaccccctccctccctcccgaaCCCCTCGCACCGCCACCCAGGGCGACGCCAGGGGAACCAACTCCTCGCGGTGCCAGCCCTCCCGCGAGGCAggtctctgccgccgccgccgccggcactaGCCGCGGTGGTGGTGGCGCCCGACGCCTAAAGGGCTAGGGCAGGAGGGGAAGCGACGGATCTCCCATCAGGCGGCTGGGGCGTCTCGTGCGGGGTGTCTTCATGCGGCAGCCACAGCGGCGTCCTGGCTGTGCGGCGGCAGACGGCGAACCCAGGGATGGTGAGGCCCTCCGGTGGGATGCaatgggcggcggcggtggccgtGGATCTGGCGTCCCGGACAGATCCGTTGTGGTTCGGCTATGGCCGGCCGGCGGCGCGTGATGGGGCCGGGGTGGGCGGCCGGTGGTCCTCAACCGGCTTTCCGACGACACCATACGTCTACATGGCGTGGGTGTGCTCGGATCCAGTCAGCGGCGAGACGTGGTGGTGCTACTTTCGGTGAAAATTGCGCCGACTTCGGTCATGGCGGACGATGACGGCATCTCCGACGCTCCCTGTTGAGGCATCGTCGTTGCAAACCACGTCAACATGATCGGGATGTTCCGGGGGAAATCCTAGATCTGGGTCTACCGGATCGGACGATGACGGCGCCTCCGGTGTCGTGCTCCCTCCTgagggcatcgttttggagcagGAGCTGGCTGGAGGGGACAAGGAGGAGCGGTGTTTCATCTACCGTAAGGCCGACGACGGATCCCGGCGGCATGGCGCTGCGGAGTTTCAGCGACGGGCGCGTGTGGATGGATACGTGTAGGATGATGGTGTTGTCTGGCGCCGTGGTGGCATCgacggcagctagaccgggcaaggtagatgcaacagtacagtactgaagatggattggtggcaggtggctgcggcggcctcatacccgacaggtgtcctggttgaggagtgcgccggactggtgggagccctatacccggcaggcgtcctggttggatCTCAgatcttagatgttaggtttagctgcgaggtctgtttggtattagacccagactatcagcatcccttcatcaactggataggagtagcgatagttgttgcctagacggtggctttagtcttattggtgtatgactttgtaaggtcttatgtgaataattaataaagtggctgcatgcattgtccagatgcagaggccgggggtccaTTTCTAAAAAAAAGAATAAACCATCCTTGTTATTATAAAGAATGTCGTAAACATGATTTTCAAGTTCTGAGAGCAATGTCCAGCGCTTGTCTCCTGGCCTGGCAAAAGAAACCTTGAACATTGGCATGTGCACGATAACGATGGTGCACGCCCTCACGTCAGCCGCGGTGGACATGGCCACCCGAGCCCAGCTGACCCAAGAAATGTCACGTTTTTTACGAGGCTTTTTGACGCTTCTTCCGTCATCATCATAGAAGGTATCGCTCTGGTATTGCTATCTCATCAAGAATTTATGCTGGTGGCGGTAACTTTATGGGCCATATGGCATGCAAGGAGCAAGGCTATCCATGAAGCCATATTCCAGAGCCCTCATACGACTCATGGTTTCATTACGAGGTTTATAGCTGACCTCGGTATTGTTAAGGAGAATAGCCAGAGGGGGGCTGGGAGAGTCGCTCCACACGATCAGGTGCATACACGGCCAAGGAAGCCACCAACAGGACACTTCAAGATACACGTGGACGTGGGAGTGCTGGGTAGAAGAGGAGGCTCCGCTGCTGCGGCTGTTTGCAGAGATGAAGAAGAAAATTATCTGGGTAGTTCAGCTCTTGTTGTTGAGAGGGTCACAGACCCAGCCTCTCTTGAAGCGATGGCTTGTCGGGAGGCCTTGGCCCTTGCAGAGGATCTTGGAATCCAAAACCTAGTGGTGGCTTCGGATTGCCAACAGGTGGTCTTTAACATCAACAAAAATGCTAGGGGAATTTATGAAGCAATTGTTAGTGAGATTAATCTCAGATCATCTTCTTTTCATTGTACTTTTGTTTTTGAGAGTCGTGCTGTCAATGTCAAAGCACATCGGTTAGCCAAGTTTTCTTTTTCTAGAGGTCCGGGACGCCATATTTGGTTTGGTGCTCCCCATGATGTCAGATGTATCCCACTCCATATGGACTTTCATGAATAAAGTTGGAgtttaccccgcaaaaaaaaggtaTAGCTCTGGTAGGTCGTCTTGACCGGTGGTAGCGTGGCCTGGGCGCCGGTGATGGGGTTGAGGAGGTACGGGTTGCCAGCCGCGTCGTTGGTGAACACCCACCCGCCGTGGCAGGAGAAGGTGTGAAGCCCCGCTTATAGTGCGGAGGGCCGGAGAAGGGAAAGCGGAAGGTGCCGCCGACGAAGGGGCAGCAGGGCGTAGTCGTTGGGCGCCTGCTCTAGCACGGCGCGGAGCTGAAGCTAGCGTAGGCGTCGCGCCAGGACGTGCAGACCGCAGGAGGTCCTTGGCAGGCCAGACCAATGGTCCTCGCCGTCGCCGGTGCATCCGGTGGAGCGATCGATAACCGATGTCGTTGGGGCGCGTGGTTCTTGATGGCCAACAAGCTTACTAGGGCGCCGACgacggcgtcggcgtcggcggaGGACAAGACTGCTCCCATGGCGTCTTCTTAGTCTTCTTGCGTGGTAATGAATCGGTGGTTATGCGAGCGAGCGAACGAGCAAGCCGGCCATGTATATAAGACGTACTCTCTCCGTTCGAAAAAGCTTGTCCCAAGTTTGTCCCTCAAATGGATATATCTAACACCAAAGTTAGTGATAGATACATCTATTTAAGGGACAAGTTTttttgaacggagggagtagttatcTACTACTACCTCCGTCACATAActaaaacactcttatattatactccctctgtcccataatataagagcgtttttgacactacactagtgtaaaaaacgctcttatattatagGACAAAGGGAGTAGTAGGGAACGGAGGGAATAGAATTCTAGCGCCACTCCTATGTATCGGAGGCCAGCGCGTACCCGACTCCGGTCAGGCCACGTACGTCACCTGAGTCCAACTAGGAGTTGTGTCTTGAGTGGCTTCCCCATCACGCGAACGTACTCGATACACCCGCCGGCCGCAGACGCAGGTGATGCATGACTCGCCGCATTATATCAATTATTATTAAATCACGCGTAAGTACTGTCTGTTGCATCTTGCATCATGAATTGATTGTCAGTTAAAATAGAGCCACAGAGGGACATGAGGCATATAAATTGAGCACTAAGAAGAATCAAGAGATTCAAAGCGGATCTGCATCGGCGAtctcgtggttttgtcacggatTGGTTCCGATCAAAGACGGTGATAAGCGTGCAGGATCCATCTCGGCGGCTCTCGCGGTTTGGCGAGGTGGGGTGGGAGTCCTCCTCCCAGGCTCCAGTGGTGGCACATTCAGGCAGTGGCCGGTGTGCCAGGGCTCCTACGGTGGCACTGCTGTTGCGGTTGGTCGCCGGATCTAGGCGGCTAGATCTGGAGCTTTGAAGGCGGTCGAGACAGTGCACAGGTTGTCGGGTGGATTTCTTGGGACGGATCTGAGTGAAAACTTGGTCTTCGGCCGTTGGACGGAGCCGGTGATGACGATGCCCTTATCATCGTTTCCTTCATGAAGGCATCATCGAGATACAAATCCCAAACCCACCCAATACCTCcgagggaaaccctagatcagttgATCGGATGACGGCGGCATTCATGTGTCGTTACCCCCTTGGGGGCGGCATTCTTGGAGATGCACTCGGGCTCGAGGGACCAACGGATGGCTTCTTCGGTGGAGCGGTGTTTCTCTCTACATATTCATGGCGGCGGCTCTTGGCGGCATGGAGCAGCTGAGGCTTAGAGTCAGATGTGTGGTGATGGACACGCGCAGGAGGTCGacgctgtctggcgtcgtggtggcgtcggcggCAGCTAAACCGGGCAAGGTTGATACagcagtacagctctgaagatggattggcggcaagtggctgcggcggcctcatacccggcatgcgtcctggttgaggagcacgccggactggtgggtgcccataCCCGGCAGACGTCCTgattgggacctcaggtcttagatgttaggtctggccgcgatgtctgtttggtattaggcccaggctatcagcgccccttcatcatttggataggtgtagcgacagttgttacttagacggtggctttagtcttactattgtatgactttgtaaggtcttgtgagaataattaataaagtggccgcatgcattgcccagatgcagaggccgggggtcctcctccttttctaaaaaaaaaaagAACCAAGAGATGAATAAAATAAAGCAAAGTCCAATTCCTCAGCCCAATAGAACGGACACATGATGCAGATTAGTTGGAAATCATTTGATGATCTCAAGTTTTCCATCACTTAGCTAAGGATTCAACCTACACTAAAAGTAACCTGAGGATTGGCGAGTGATGGAGCTGCAGAATGTGTTTCCGCAGTAATCCCAAGAAATACAAGGAACAAATTAGAAATGCAGTTAGCTCAAGGGCTTCAAGAATAGAACCCAGGGAGCTCACTTTCATACCCTGTTCTGACCCTGGACCCAGTTCAAGATACTAAGAAGAACCAAGCTCGACTTGCCGTCATTAAGCAAATCGAAAACCATTTTTCTGCCCAGTGCATGACAATGCAAATTAACTAAAGCTTAAAGAGACAACAATGGGCAGTAGTAAGTTCAATGGTCTAATTGCCGGAGCTGGATTCAAAATTTTGCAAAAATTGGGCCAACATTTAGCACCACTTGAAATTAAGGACCAGATTGCATGGCTAAGTAGTAAGACAGCAAGCGGTAGTTCGACTGAAGGTGATCTAACCTAGGAACAAGCTGTTTCTTAACTATTACAAGGCAAGGCATATCCAATATGACAAAGCAGATGACTAGAGTGTAATTAGAAGCAATTACTTAGCGAAAGCATAACCTTGTTGGTCGGTCATCGACATCCCCAGAGTTGAACGAAGATCTGATGGCGCCTTATGGGATCTGTTGCAAGGCCAGCTGAGAGTCCGGGATGTTGATGGTGTAGCTGGAGAGTAGGTGGATGATCGTCAAAGGACGGTCAGCAACGAGGACAAATTTCTTGTCCTGCTTCACGAAATCGGCAGCTTCAGAGATCCTCTCTACTTTCCTGTCCTTGTTGTTGCACTTGAAGATATGAGCGGACGAACCCAATTGTTCAGTGAAGTAGATGCAGTTTGCCTCAATGCCTGGGAACTTATCAGCATCGACAGCCAGGCACCTCTGATGACCCATGAAGATGGCATAGTTGTTGATGTTGTCCAAAGCCACAAGCTTACCTAACTCGATGTCTGTTTTAAAAACCAAGATAAATCCCTCTACACTCCCGACGAGCAGCGTTTCGGTAGCCAAACCCACTGGAAAACAAAGATCGTTTGGATGTGGAGACATGAGCGAACAGCATAACCGAGCAATCATGGCGTGACCTATAGTGTCTGAGTAGACACCGCCTACGACCGCCTTACGGAGGCTGCCATAAGCTACTTGCGGAACCTCGTGGACTACGAAACTCTCACTGTCGGGGTAAGCAGTGTACGTCTTGTGAGATGAGTCACTGAAAAAGGTGAGCCCCAGCGCAGAGCAGGCAAGGGCGACGACAGCAGCGGATCCCACCTCGGGGGGCACAGGCGCCACGAAACGGATGACGACACCCGTGAGAGGGTTGAGGATGCTGGCCGCGTGAGGAGGGCTTTTGTCCGCCAGAACCAAGTAGCCATTGCGAGTGGTAGCTACGACATAGTGGTCGCTAAGCAGCGGGATATTCCTATGGAGGAAGCGTCCGCTGTGAGTGTTCAGAAGGAGAAACTTCCCTTCGCTCTGGAAGTGCTCGTCGAGGATGATCCACCGGCGCGGGCGGAAGCGAGGGTCGGAGGTGTTGCTCATGGGGTCATCGGTGGCGGCGCGCCAGCTGGGGCTCACGGCACGGAAGTGAATATAGCAGTCGAGGTCATTGGTGGACAGTAGGGAGTCGGCGACGCGGCGAACAAGGTCAGGCGGAAGCGTGGACCATTTGGACCAGTCTTCCGCTATCATGGACGGAACCACCGGCGTGGCTTGGGGGAAACTCGGGTCTTCATTCACCTTTTTGGCCGGCGGAAGAAGAGCAGGGTTGCCCAATGGCGGCAGAATGTCACCGGGCGCGGCCGCCATTGCCGCGGGCACCAGTTCGTGCGACATTAATGTGCCTCTTCTAGTCTAGTTACAAAACCCCAATGCCTGCCTCTAATCCTCCCTGTGAACAAAAGGCGCAAATTTGTAAATAAAACTGAAAATTATCACAGAATCGCACAATAAAGGAAGAACCAGACCAGGATTAAGTTACCAAATCTACATACAGTAGATGAGATACAAACGGAGGAGGATAGCAACCGAATGGATAGGGGGAGGAGGGAGAAGCCGAGAAGCTATGGTGCCTGCCTGCCTTCTGGAAGACGAGAAGCTACAGCACGGCCAGTTCAGTTAAATTCAGGGGTTGTGTGGATGAAGTCTTGACAAGCAGCTCCTCAGTCAGGCAGCAATCTTGACCTCATGCCACAAAATCCAATGCCTGAGAATGGTGCCTGAGTCAGACAGCTTTTGTGGAAGTCAACCAAACTGTGCGCCCAAACTAgtatagtagtactagtacaaaCCAGTCCACCAATTATTGGTCCGgtttgaaaaagctgaagcgaaAATATCTATCTCTTCTTATTCTTACTTAAAAATAAAGTATTGTTCCCTCTTACATCAAACCCTTGGTCTGACTGACGTCGTCCCAACTCTTCGTTCGTCCTGCTCTGGTTTTCTTTCACTCTCTCGTTTTCTATTTAACAAGGTTTTCATCTGATGGCCCAATATCTGGCAACCCTCATTCTCTGCAATCAATTTTTGGGAGCCCATTAAAATCATGATCGATAATCAATCTTTACAAATCAATCTCTCCTTTCTTTCTGAATATCTCACCAATCAATATTTGGGAGCCCATTAAAATCACGATCGGTAATCAATCTTCACGAATCAATCTCTACTTTCTTTCCGAATATCTTGGCAATCAATATTTTGGTAACCCAATAAAATCATAATGGGTAACCAATCTTCACGAGTTAGGTAATCAATTTTCACGATTGATTAATCAATGGAAATCAGATACTTTCCCCACTCCATCCGCAATCAAATTAATCACGTGACACACATGGTTATTTTTTATCCATGTCCTCCCTCCAAGACAAAATTAACACATTTTTATCAATCCAATCCACGAGTAAATCATAAACATGGCATCCACAGTATGTAACTCATGCCAATAACTAATAATGTGAGAACATACAAAGCATAGAATTGAAACATCTATTACCAGAGCATATACGGCTAGCACATGAACGAGTATGTAGGGGATGAATAAATCATACTCTTCGGTAGGCCAGGCTAGGGCCACAGCGGTGACAACTGCTTTAGCTTCCTTCGCGGCCTTCTTTTTGGTGGTGTCCTCTTCAGCCATGCGGTCGGTGCTGGGGAAGTAGTCAAAGCAGAGGATGGAGATGATGAAGAACTAGGTGCAGTCACGCCGAGACGCCTGCCAAAAACCTTAGCACCCTTCTCCCTATGCAGGATCTCGAAGTACGGGGTTTCGAAGGCCTGCTCTCCCAATGGTCATGCATGCGGTCGACGGGATGGGATCGCCGGAGGCAACATAGCGAGAGGAACAGTTGATGACGGATATGGTTACGCGAGGTGGGAGTGAGTGTGTTAGCTGCACTGGACAACGCCTCTTCGTTAATTAATCCAAGGTCAATTAACCGTTCCTGATAGGCAAAGCGCAAGCATAGGTTGACAGAGCTCGACTTGGCTCATGAACTTTCTCGAAGTTGCATGATCCTTGTTGAAATAAACTTCAGATCTGTcatgccaacaccatgaacagaagcatgcgagccattccccattaggacggaaCAACCATGCAACCAGGTAAGAAGAGAATAAAGACATGTGATGACACACATGAATATTAACACTTGTATCAACCCGTCAATCGGTGGATTGAAAAACtgaaagtacagtaaacaatctaccatacccagatgccccattaTCATTGTTCCTCATAGTCACATTGGAAGACTTGAGTCATGTCCTGACTTCTTGTACTTGTTCGGGCACTTGTTTGCTCAATGTTTCTCTAAACCACAAGTAAAGCATCCATATTTCTTCTTGTCTTTCTGcttattcttcttcttgaaggtacTAATCTGCTGGATAGTTTCCTttcccttgaacttgtggaaatttCTCCGAACCACATTGACGCTAGAAGATCCTTCTGCCCCTTTCACGTGTGAGTCTTTTGCTCTCGAGTTTTTCTCAAAACTTAGATGACCGATGACATCCTCAACAGAGAATTCACGTCTAAGTGCTTGAGAGACGTAACAAAGTTTCTCCAAGAAGGAGGGAGTTTAGCAATAATGCATCccacaacaaacttgtccggtaactCACACTTTAGGAGCTCCAGCTCCTTAGCGATGCACTGTATCTTATGAACCTGGTCCAATACATAACAGTCATCAACCATCCTGTAATCATGGTACTACTCCATAGCATACAACTCGCTTCCAGCATCGGTTGCGCTGAACTTAGCTTCGAGCGCATCCCACAAGTTGTTTTGTAACCTGCATATAGAGAtatgcgtcaaccaacttgtctctAATCACACTCAGAATGGTTCGAACAAAGATGGTGGTTGCCTCCCTGAACATCTTCTCCTAATCAAAAGCAATCGCTCCCACGGGAGTAATACCACcgacccagaacacgttcatTATTGTGAGGCACAAGGTGGTCTTAGTCTGCCAATGCCAATGCCTTGAATTGAAAGGTGTCTAAAACATGTGAGCATGTACAACACAGAATCGAAACATCTATGAAGATAGCATATACGACTAGCGCGTAAAAGAGTATGTAGGGGATGTAGCGTCATGGGCCTGGGTTAGGCCGACAACCAAGTCGGTAAACGGCCCACAGTCTAATGTCTCGGACAATGGAACATCTATTAGTGACTCGTTACACAAGCATAGATCTGGGCTCAGCCCGGCTCATTTAGAAAACATGACACGCGCGCGGGGACGAGGCGGGCGACGGTCCAGGAGCACACGTATACGACTCCCCTCCTCAAGCTTCCAATGGCGTATGTTTGTCTCCACCACTGAGAAGCACGACGGGTGGGTCTTCTACAAGTGCCATAATCATGGGGTTAGTTGTTCGATTTATCTCCTTTGCATGGATTCTCTTACGTTTTGGATCCAAAGATTGAAGTTTTTGACCTTGGCATGTCTTTTTGGGATAGGTGAGTTGTGATTTCTGGTGTTGGGAATTGGAGTACGTCGAGTACCTCGTTGACAAGCACTATCTGGTCGGTGATGCCGCTGAAAGCACAAGAGCTTACCTACATGAATGGATCAACCAGCTGGTCTACGAAGTTTGTGAAGAGTGAGAGTGACAATGTCATCACCAGGCAGCAAGCTGCTGCATTGATGAAGCTTGGGAGGGAATTGGTGATGCTCATGAAGATGCTGCTTGCTGTTGTGTTGATGTTAGGTGTTGCTGCATTGGTGGTATTCATGGTGAAGAAGTGAAGATGTTGAACAAGTGATGTTAGTACTGTCCTAGTTCATGTGGGGGCAGTCCTAGTTTATTTTGGTTCAGAGTCATGTAATGGTGTCAATGTTGATCTGGAAATGCTATGTTGAACCCTGTTTAGTTTGGTTTAGTCTGATGTAATGGTTTGAAAGTTGAAGTGGCAATGCTATGTTCAACCCTGTGTTATGTTTGATCAATATGCAGTCCTTATATCTTCCCTTTTGAATCTACTTGTCTCTTGTTTGTCTACAAAATAGTCGGCCAAAATTGTATTCAGCAATAAAAGGCCAAACTAACCAAATTTGCATCCAACATTAGAATTGCATCAAAACTTGACAAATATCATGCCAAACTTGAGAGACATGCCAAGCTGACCAAATTTCTTGCATCAAAACTTGACAAATATCATGCCAAGCTTGACGGACATGCCAAACTAACCAAATATCTTGCATTAAAACTTGACAAATATTTGTGAAAACTAGAGACGAGATAACTTGTAGTGATAACCAAATAAGTCTTGCCCATCATCCACATACAAAACAAAATAGCCTTGTTTCTTGCAGGAGATTGTTGCAATCAATATGCATCAGCATAAGCAAAATTAGCAAATTGGTACCATACATTATCATGCCAACACAGGTTAAATGATCAGGAAGGTACCAAACACTGCATGTCTTACAACCTACCTAAAGACATCAAACATTGAAGATCTTGGAGCCTTCTTTGGATAGCCAGCTTGATTGTCAACCCAGCTTGCTTTCCTTTTTGCAGCAGCCATGCTTTGTTCCCTTGCTTTTTGTGCAGCAGCCTTCATCTTCTTCTGTGTTGCAGCAATCCTCTTGTCAGCTTCTCTTTTTGCAGCAGCAAccatcttctcctcttttttttcttgcaGTGGCTagcttcttctcttcttctctcTTTGCAGCAGCTagcttcttctcttcttctctttttgCGGCAGCAATTCTcttctcttcttctctttttgCAACAGTTGTTTCCCTCTATACTCTCTTTTCTTCATCCTTCTTCTCAGTAGCAGCTCTCCTCTCTGCTTCTtgccttgccttcttctcagTAGCTATTGTTTTCATTGTGTCTTGAATAATCTGTCTGGTCTCAGCTTGAGCTTTCTTGTTGATTTCTgttgcttctttctttttggcAGCTGCCTGTGCAGCAGCCAATCTTCTTCTCTCTGCTAGTTCATCTTTCTTCTATGCAACCTCATGTTTATTTCTTGCTACCTCTTCGGCTCTCCTCAATTCCTCTTCTCTTCTAGATGCTAGGATGGCCTGCTTCCTCTCCTCTAGGTCCCTATCTCTCTGTATCTTCATGGCTTCCAATTTCTGTGCCAACTCACGAGGCCTGATGGTACTTGAACTTGCTTGGCTGCCTTGGCTCCCATGAGACTGGTTGAGCAACACTTGGGCAGCACTGAGGAAACTAGAAGCTAGTAGTGGCCTTTGTTCCACAACTCTAGGTGTTCATCTATAAAAAATATTCACAAGTGTCCACTGTGAGATCAATATAATTAATACAACAATAGTAGTTGTGTTATTGGGTATGGAGTAGTTATGTTACCAGGGTAATCATGTTGTCCACCATGAGATCATCATATTTTGCTGAAGGTTCTTGATGGTCCTGCTCATATGCAATAGTTTGTGTTAGATAAATGCCAAACATGAGAGCATGGAAGTGCCTACCTAGCTATCATAAAAGTGTTACATCTGTTAAAATTGGATCAGCTTCAGTGGATGTAGCACCAACAACTCCTTGTTCTGCACCAGCAGCACCTTGTTCTGCAGATGGCACATTGCCAGCACCTGCTTCTGGATTTGGCACATTGCTAGCACCTGCTTCTGGATTTGGCACATTGCCAGCACTTAGTGGTGGCAGTCCAGCCTTCAAGTGCTTGCAACCCTTCCTGTTGTGGTCTGCCTCACCACAGTAAGAACAGTGCATGATGACACCATGCCTTGTTATTTTCTTCCCGCCCCTTCTATGATCAACCTCTCCAGGTGCTTGTATTCTTGTGATACATGGCCTATACCCACATGCTTCTGGTACAATGGTGGCTTAATTGGGGCCATGTAGATCGTCCCACTCTCTCCTATCTTTGCAAGGATATATAATGTTACCATATGCCCTTTTGAACATCTCCTTTGAGTAGCAAGGGTCAACCATCATAAGAGGATCAATTCTGTCATTCCTGCAGCATGCTGTGACATGAGAGCATGGAACCCCTGCTTTCTGTATCCTTCTGCGGGTGCATGTTTTGTTGTGCGTGTCTACTATGTAATCAATCCCTCTATCACTAACTAGAAAAAGGTCATCTCCTGATACCTCCACATAGCATGTGTTTGCAAATTCTGTTGCCTTCTCAACCTTCTTCCTAATCTTTGGGAATATATCACCAGGCCATTTATCTGACTCCATCTGCTTGTTGTAATGCCTTGTCATCAGCTGCCTATAAATCCTATCAACCATGCTAAGTATTGGCAGCTCCCTAGCCTCCAGAATGTACCTGCAACTAACATGTTGATCAGATTAGGATGCAGCAACCACTAGTAGATGTA
The Aegilops tauschii subsp. strangulata cultivar AL8/78 chromosome 3, Aet v6.0, whole genome shotgun sequence genome window above contains:
- the LOC109762908 gene encoding uncharacterized protein — its product is MAAAPGDILPPLGNPALLPPAKKVNEDPSFPQATPVVPSMIAEDWSKWSTLPPDLVRRVADSLLSTNDLDCYIHFRAVSPSWRAATDDPMSNTSDPRFRPRRWIILDEHFQSEGKFLLLNTHSGRFLHRNIPLLSDHYVVATTRNGYLVLADKSPPHAASILNPLTGVVIRFVAPVPPEVGSAAVVALACSALGLTFFSDSSHKTYTAYPDSESFVVHEVPQVAYGSLRKAVVGGVYSDTIGHAMIARLCCSLMSPHPNDLCFPVGLATETLLVGSVEGFILVFKTDIELGKLVALDNINNYAIFMGHQRCLAVDADKFPGIEANCIYFTEQLGSSAHIFKCNNKDRKVERISEAADFVKQDKKFVLVADRPLTIIHLLSSYTINIPDSQLALQQIP